Proteins from a genomic interval of Alteromonas macleodii ATCC 27126:
- a CDS encoding TonB-dependent siderophore receptor, with the protein MKNTTFNLSPLAKAFAMTTAVALSSQAFAQEETEVKEKDVEKIQVTGSLGSLPGQDVESVFGFGKSILETPRSASTISQEQMERFNVSDIDELVAFAPGTFTQSFFGVAGSLDVRGTPGETYFRGVKRLDNPGNYPTPIGASSRIDIVRGPASPIYGPSKIGGYLNFNPKSARASSGQYLDAPTGALSYTTGSWNKSILTAEVGGPTSVAGKEMGYYIYGELENSDSYYDNTQTDQTVLQASFNIDITDNLRFEFGGMYHDYDGNQVAGWNRLTQELVDDGTYITGTAQPLDTDGDGQISHEEYAEVADLISPFIFTPAVPLDSVTGDFFDPLMALQNPGTTTLSGSQTLVAPDDQLGNEAITLYFDTIYYTDNWEIRNQLFYDAYDNINENAYGFSQFHDSWVIEDKLIFATEYENDGLLAQFQFSPSVRYTDFEHGDDFTYEFFNRRDLTMPSSALDRRLLSTRSGKNYDNYDVGNYLDLGIAAMTDLTWDWGLNLVLGLRYDTIDIESTSRTDLLLGATGDETPVYAEETVDGWSWNASISYEFEFGLIPYITAAEQATLVAGQGAEIGVGQLNQPGGGGAFDTSELMEYGIKGSLVDDTLYFALSFFEQERTDFNTQNTVTNNTTNNEGTEFELRWVVNENLVVSAGYTNIEVINLTALANGNQFGFLGADDLVALDDPSLIFGGNVVGLNLVGEGETNSDGRKAGIPENIYTLTATYDFQNGYAANVSIVDVDEVASGYSAAVTLPAYTLVNAGLSYQAEDWSLNLTVKNLTDERYFRSNFPDLFGSQIVLPELPRHWNAKFTYSF; encoded by the coding sequence ATGAAAAACACTACATTCAATTTATCTCCTCTAGCAAAAGCTTTTGCAATGACTACCGCGGTCGCGCTATCGTCGCAAGCTTTTGCTCAAGAAGAGACAGAGGTTAAAGAAAAAGACGTTGAAAAAATTCAGGTAACAGGATCTCTTGGGAGCCTTCCTGGCCAAGACGTTGAGTCAGTTTTTGGCTTTGGCAAATCTATTCTCGAAACGCCTCGCTCAGCGTCCACGATTTCTCAAGAGCAAATGGAGCGCTTCAACGTTTCAGACATTGATGAACTCGTCGCGTTCGCACCAGGTACATTCACACAGTCGTTCTTCGGTGTTGCAGGCTCTCTGGATGTGCGGGGCACGCCCGGGGAAACTTACTTCCGCGGTGTTAAGCGCTTAGACAACCCAGGTAACTACCCTACGCCTATTGGCGCGTCCAGCCGAATCGACATCGTTCGTGGTCCGGCATCACCTATTTACGGCCCATCAAAAATTGGTGGTTATCTGAACTTTAATCCCAAGTCTGCCCGTGCGTCATCGGGGCAGTATTTAGATGCACCGACGGGCGCGTTGTCTTACACAACGGGGTCGTGGAACAAAAGCATTTTAACCGCAGAAGTTGGCGGACCGACTAGTGTTGCCGGTAAAGAAATGGGCTATTACATATACGGTGAGCTAGAAAACTCTGACAGTTACTACGACAATACCCAGACTGATCAAACCGTACTTCAAGCATCATTTAATATCGATATTACCGATAACCTTCGCTTTGAATTTGGTGGTATGTACCACGACTACGATGGTAACCAAGTGGCCGGCTGGAACCGATTAACTCAGGAGTTAGTTGACGACGGAACCTATATTACAGGTACGGCTCAACCATTAGATACGGACGGCGACGGTCAAATCAGTCACGAAGAATATGCTGAAGTTGCCGACTTGATTTCACCGTTTATTTTCACGCCAGCTGTCCCATTAGATTCGGTTACAGGCGACTTTTTCGATCCTTTAATGGCATTACAAAACCCAGGTACTACGACCTTAAGTGGTAGCCAAACTTTGGTAGCACCTGATGACCAACTTGGTAACGAAGCCATAACGCTCTACTTCGACACCATTTACTACACGGATAATTGGGAAATTCGCAACCAGCTTTTCTATGATGCATACGACAACATAAACGAAAATGCTTATGGCTTCTCACAATTCCATGACAGCTGGGTTATAGAAGACAAACTAATTTTTGCGACAGAATATGAGAACGACGGACTATTAGCGCAATTTCAATTTTCACCATCTGTACGCTATACCGACTTTGAGCACGGCGATGACTTCACTTACGAGTTCTTTAATCGTCGCGACCTTACCATGCCGTCTTCAGCGCTCGATCGCCGCCTTTTGTCTACCCGCTCGGGTAAAAACTACGACAACTATGACGTAGGTAATTACTTAGACTTAGGCATTGCTGCAATGACCGATTTAACTTGGGACTGGGGTTTAAACTTAGTACTAGGTTTACGATACGACACTATTGATATTGAAAGCACATCGCGCACGGATTTACTTTTGGGCGCTACTGGAGATGAAACACCAGTTTATGCTGAAGAAACCGTAGATGGATGGTCTTGGAACGCTAGTATTTCATATGAATTTGAATTTGGCCTTATTCCTTATATCACTGCAGCAGAGCAAGCTACCCTTGTTGCAGGCCAGGGCGCCGAGATTGGTGTTGGCCAACTCAATCAACCTGGTGGTGGCGGTGCATTCGACACCTCTGAGCTGATGGAATACGGTATTAAAGGTTCTCTCGTTGACGATACACTCTATTTTGCACTTTCATTCTTTGAGCAAGAGCGTACCGACTTCAATACTCAGAATACGGTTACCAACAACACAACCAATAACGAAGGCACCGAATTTGAACTTCGTTGGGTAGTCAATGAGAACCTTGTTGTTTCTGCTGGCTATACAAATATAGAAGTTATCAACTTAACTGCACTTGCCAATGGAAACCAATTTGGGTTCTTAGGTGCTGACGATTTAGTTGCTCTTGATGATCCTTCGTTAATTTTTGGCGGGAACGTAGTAGGTCTTAACCTTGTTGGTGAAGGAGAAACAAACTCTGACGGACGAAAGGCCGGTATTCCTGAAAATATTTACACGCTGACAGCAACCTATGACTTCCAAAATGGTTATGCTGCCAACGTGAGTATTGTGGATGTGGATGAGGTCGCGTCTGGCTACTCAGCTGCAGTGACACTTCCAGCCTACACGTTAGTCAATGCTGGCTTGTCATATCAGGCGGAAGATTGGTCGTTAAACTTAACCGTTAAAAACTTAACTGACGAGCGTTATTTCCGCTCTAACTTCCCTGATCTATTTGGTAGTCAAATTGTACTACCTGAACTACCGCGTCACTGGAATGCTAAATTTACTTACTCATTCTAA
- a CDS encoding uracil-xanthine permease family protein, with protein MSSNHNELLYDLHDSPAFLPSLTAAFQHLLASFVGVITPTLIVTSTLGLTEYTPYLISMALFVSGLGTAIQTKRIGPVGSGLVAIQGTSFAFISALILAGNQVKADGGTPEDVLSLLFGLTMAGAMVEVVFSLFVHKLKRIITPLTTGIVITAIGLSLINVGMTDLAGGFHAADFASTENLAVGLGVLLIIVFLNASTNHWLRLSAIFIGMAIGATYVGFTKGLDFSGLASLSVIAIPTPFAFGIAFDINLFLPIALIYLFSAIETAGDLTANSLFCNQPLSGPIYLARVEGGILGDGINSFLAGMFNTFPNTTFGQNNGVIQLTGIASRKVGFFVAALFVVIGFFPIVGGVLQAIPKPVLGGATLVMFAMVAVGGLKLLASYALDRRSSLVTACALGMAIGVMMVPEALAQLPSWLENILLSPVTSAGLTAVILDLTLPGKKPIASPHTNAQKVESSTDVAQENPSYEPIHNPKPESSRRATKVPYEKAFVNHEAVKHSAHSTSILSIDGQPGVTSALFSAKAR; from the coding sequence ATGTCTTCAAATCACAACGAACTACTTTACGATTTACATGATAGTCCGGCATTTCTTCCTTCACTTACCGCGGCATTTCAGCATTTACTTGCAAGCTTTGTCGGTGTCATTACCCCGACTCTTATCGTTACATCAACACTGGGCCTTACTGAATACACGCCTTATCTTATCAGTATGGCCTTGTTTGTAAGCGGCTTAGGCACGGCAATTCAAACAAAGCGTATAGGCCCGGTAGGCAGTGGATTGGTAGCCATCCAAGGTACCAGTTTTGCGTTTATCAGCGCGTTAATACTGGCAGGAAATCAGGTCAAGGCGGATGGAGGAACACCCGAAGATGTCTTGTCTTTGTTGTTTGGATTAACTATGGCGGGAGCCATGGTCGAAGTGGTGTTTAGTCTGTTTGTACATAAGCTCAAACGTATCATTACGCCATTAACTACAGGAATTGTGATAACCGCTATTGGGCTAAGCTTGATAAACGTAGGCATGACTGATCTTGCGGGCGGTTTTCACGCCGCTGACTTCGCCAGCACAGAAAACTTAGCCGTCGGCCTTGGGGTGTTACTCATCATTGTTTTCTTGAACGCCTCAACAAATCATTGGCTGCGTTTAAGCGCCATCTTTATTGGTATGGCGATTGGCGCAACCTATGTCGGCTTTACCAAAGGGTTAGATTTTAGCGGCCTTGCTTCACTTTCTGTCATAGCAATCCCCACTCCGTTTGCCTTCGGCATTGCCTTTGATATCAATCTCTTTTTACCTATTGCGCTTATTTATTTGTTCAGTGCAATAGAAACGGCCGGCGACTTAACCGCAAATAGTCTTTTCTGTAACCAGCCTTTGAGCGGTCCGATTTATTTAGCAAGAGTGGAAGGCGGAATCTTGGGCGATGGCATAAACTCGTTCCTTGCTGGCATGTTCAACACCTTTCCAAATACTACATTTGGCCAGAATAACGGGGTTATCCAATTAACCGGTATCGCCAGCCGTAAGGTCGGCTTTTTTGTTGCAGCGCTTTTCGTTGTTATTGGGTTCTTCCCCATTGTAGGTGGTGTGCTGCAGGCTATTCCCAAGCCAGTTCTTGGCGGTGCCACACTCGTTATGTTTGCCATGGTGGCGGTAGGCGGCTTAAAGCTATTAGCCAGCTACGCGCTTGATAGGCGCAGTAGCTTGGTGACAGCGTGTGCTCTAGGTATGGCGATTGGTGTAATGATGGTTCCAGAAGCCCTTGCTCAATTGCCTTCATGGCTTGAAAATATCTTACTTTCCCCAGTAACCTCGGCCGGCCTCACCGCCGTCATCCTTGATTTAACCTTACCAGGAAAAAAGCCCATTGCTTCGCCACACACTAATGCACAAAAAGTAGAAAGCAGCACTGACGTTGCTCAGGAAAACCCTTCTTACGAACCTATTCACAACCCAAAGCCAGAAAGCAGCCGTAGGGCAACGAAAGTCCCCTATGAAAAAGCCTTTGTAAACCATGAGGCTGTTAAGCACTCAGCACACTCGACATCCATTTTAAGTATAGACGGACAACCGGGCGTAACCTCTGCTCTTTTTAGTGCAAAAGCTCGCTAA
- a CDS encoding adenosine deaminase family protein, giving the protein MSFVVRTLFILSLSFVGLYSAANPFPTEEDANNWFKQYTQSLTDSQTYQLLKQFPKGGDLHHHLSGSAYGKWWYELATNQALNGGYQYFTKINHSECDSAPLFHTISNTTHSKLTKCEQKQYKALNALSNKEQEAFIHSVELDKPEEGREEFFEFHWQRLSELTQNPYITAQVLLRNMQLYQQENVRYLETQMNVRLMNRADGSRFPPAEALKVITDMLDSEAAKATGVTVRFQYALVRFTDNIEAQLDWIFKFVDANRKWYVGINLVGREDDPRGQPTRFLAPITKLRAQYPAIRLSFHAGESEHADTNIRDTLLLGAERIGHGINLLKDPSTYLLMRHNRYLIETNLISNLKLEYIDDLSAHPFPQLLRTGVPTALSTDDRGMWDATLTDEYYLAFTQFNISWSELVTLSQNSIKYSFLQDEKKEQLLTELNRDLTQFLALIAESANQIPSANSKVQPLNSNVERYSDFICEFAASVCANEGNNKETTRK; this is encoded by the coding sequence ATGTCATTTGTTGTACGAACCCTGTTCATTTTGTCTTTATCCTTTGTTGGTCTTTATTCCGCCGCAAACCCCTTTCCTACTGAAGAAGACGCAAACAATTGGTTTAAGCAATATACACAGTCATTGACCGACTCACAGACCTATCAACTACTTAAACAGTTTCCAAAAGGCGGTGACTTGCACCATCACTTATCAGGTTCGGCGTACGGCAAATGGTGGTATGAGCTAGCAACTAATCAAGCACTAAACGGCGGCTATCAGTACTTCACTAAGATAAATCATAGCGAGTGTGACTCGGCGCCGTTGTTTCATACCATTTCTAACACTACCCACTCTAAACTAACGAAATGTGAGCAAAAGCAATATAAAGCGCTGAATGCCCTAAGTAACAAAGAGCAAGAAGCGTTTATCCATAGTGTTGAACTTGATAAGCCAGAAGAAGGTCGAGAGGAGTTTTTTGAGTTTCACTGGCAGCGTTTAAGCGAGCTTACTCAAAACCCCTATATTACAGCGCAAGTTCTGCTTAGAAACATGCAGCTGTATCAACAAGAAAATGTGCGCTATTTAGAAACGCAAATGAACGTTAGGCTCATGAATCGCGCAGATGGTAGCCGCTTTCCTCCTGCTGAAGCACTTAAAGTTATTACAGACATGCTCGATAGCGAAGCAGCTAAAGCTACTGGTGTCACCGTTCGTTTTCAATATGCCTTGGTTCGTTTTACTGACAACATTGAAGCCCAATTAGACTGGATCTTCAAATTCGTAGACGCCAATAGAAAATGGTATGTAGGGATAAATTTGGTTGGCAGGGAGGATGATCCCCGAGGTCAACCCACGCGCTTTTTAGCGCCTATAACGAAACTAAGAGCTCAATATCCAGCCATTCGCCTCTCCTTTCATGCAGGTGAATCTGAGCATGCAGATACCAATATTCGCGACACCTTATTGTTAGGCGCAGAGCGAATAGGCCATGGCATTAATCTGCTAAAAGATCCTTCAACGTATTTGCTCATGCGCCATAACCGCTATTTGATTGAAACCAATTTAATTTCAAACCTAAAGTTAGAATACATCGACGATTTGAGCGCTCATCCCTTTCCTCAACTTTTAAGAACCGGTGTACCCACTGCACTTTCAACCGACGACCGAGGGATGTGGGATGCCACACTCACAGATGAATATTACCTGGCATTTACCCAGTTCAATATAAGCTGGAGTGAGCTAGTTACATTAAGTCAAAACAGTATCAAGTACAGCTTTTTACAAGACGAGAAAAAAGAGCAACTACTTACTGAGCTAAACCGAGATTTAACACAGTTTTTAGCCTTAATAGCGGAAAGCGCTAACCAAATACCATCAGCAAACAGCAAAGTACAACCTCTTAACAGCAACGTGGAACGCTACAGTGATTTCATCTGCGAGTTTGCCGCCTCGGTCTGCGCCAATGAAGGAAATAATAAGGAAACAACAAGGAAATAA
- a CDS encoding AraC family ligand binding domain-containing protein, with amino-acid sequence MKITRIYNDEAGKSHFGEVEIALKDGGPIGMLSEKFGADKIIFRETPADYDFRWHPAPARQLLFIIKGRAEFTVSNGERHVFGAGDVLLLEDTEGEGHCSRAMYNEVRHSIFVTLDEGVVL; translated from the coding sequence ATGAAAATAACAAGGATTTACAACGATGAAGCAGGCAAAAGTCACTTTGGCGAAGTGGAGATTGCGCTAAAAGACGGCGGTCCTATCGGCATGCTTTCAGAAAAATTTGGAGCCGATAAGATCATTTTTCGCGAAACCCCTGCAGATTATGATTTTAGGTGGCATCCAGCGCCGGCACGACAACTCCTTTTCATAATTAAAGGGCGTGCTGAATTTACGGTGTCTAACGGTGAGCGACATGTGTTTGGAGCAGGTGACGTATTATTGCTAGAAGACACAGAAGGCGAAGGCCATTGTTCCCGCGCAATGTACAATGAAGTGCGCCACTCAATTTTTGTGACGTTAGATGAAGGCGTAGTCCTTTAA
- a CDS encoding allantoate amidohydrolase gives MGEFAEFAELATQVMARCETLGTLSQDPACLDRRYLTEQHKLANQLASGWMIEAGMTTWQDAVGNIWGRYTSSVPNAPRLILGSHLDTVPNGGKYDGMLGVVAAISLVAMFDGTQTKFPFHIDIVGFCDEEGTRFGTTLLGSRALTGKWQEQWRHLKDENGVNLEQAMANFGLNFDAVNSAAISRTDILGYIELHIEQGPVLEQENLPVGVVSAIAGAKRFNFSVEGMAGHAGTVPMSMRRDALCASAEMLLAVESISLQRPGVVATVGKIENAPNGVNVISGRTRFSLDIRSEDDELRDSVLAEILQKFDAIAHARQITLTREQTHSAPAVHCDSQLKEALVRGVEESGIKPRVLASGAGHDAMAIADICPVAMLFTRCKGGISHHPAESITIDDVAASLSVLYKTISKLKHT, from the coding sequence ATGGGTGAATTCGCAGAATTTGCTGAATTGGCTACGCAAGTCATGGCAAGGTGCGAAACATTAGGCACCTTAAGCCAGGACCCAGCCTGTTTAGACAGGCGCTATTTGACCGAACAACACAAGCTTGCAAATCAACTAGCCTCAGGGTGGATGATTGAAGCAGGAATGACCACCTGGCAAGACGCCGTTGGCAATATATGGGGGCGCTATACATCAAGCGTGCCCAACGCACCGCGATTAATTCTAGGTAGCCACCTCGACACTGTGCCTAACGGCGGAAAGTACGACGGCATGCTAGGCGTGGTCGCCGCTATTTCGCTGGTCGCTATGTTTGACGGCACGCAAACCAAGTTCCCTTTTCATATCGATATTGTGGGTTTTTGTGATGAAGAAGGCACGCGATTTGGCACCACCCTTTTAGGAAGCCGCGCGCTCACCGGTAAGTGGCAAGAGCAATGGCGTCATTTAAAAGACGAAAATGGCGTGAACTTAGAGCAAGCCATGGCGAACTTCGGCCTTAATTTCGACGCAGTAAACAGTGCCGCTATTTCCCGTACCGACATTTTGGGCTACATAGAGCTTCACATTGAACAAGGCCCTGTTTTAGAGCAAGAAAATCTGCCTGTTGGCGTTGTCAGTGCTATTGCAGGTGCAAAACGTTTTAATTTTTCAGTAGAAGGCATGGCGGGTCACGCTGGCACTGTGCCAATGTCTATGCGACGAGATGCGCTGTGCGCAAGTGCAGAGATGCTATTGGCTGTAGAGAGCATTAGCTTGCAGCGTCCGGGCGTTGTAGCCACGGTAGGTAAAATTGAAAATGCGCCAAACGGCGTTAACGTCATTTCTGGTCGCACACGTTTTTCTCTCGATATCAGAAGCGAAGATGATGAATTGCGAGATTCTGTATTGGCAGAAATATTGCAAAAGTTTGATGCCATTGCGCATGCAAGACAAATAACGCTAACACGGGAGCAAACCCACAGCGCGCCCGCGGTACATTGCGATAGCCAGCTAAAAGAAGCACTCGTTCGGGGGGTAGAAGAAAGCGGGATTAAGCCAAGAGTCCTTGCCTCGGGAGCAGGTCATGACGCTATGGCTATTGCTGATATTTGCCCTGTGGCCATGTTGTTCACACGTTGTAAGGGCGGAATAAGTCACCACCCTGCAGAATCTATTACCATTGATGACGTGGCCGCAAGTTTGTCAGTACTTTATAAAACCATTAGCAAGCTCAAGCATACGTAG
- a CDS encoding pyridoxal-phosphate-dependent aminotransferase family protein produces MSKEASNRTFAPLSPPPRLLMGPGPINCYPRVLSAMSTQLVGQYDPVMTGYMNEVMQLYRDVFNTKNQQTFLVDGTSRAGIEAVLVSAIEPGDKVLVPIFGRFGHLLAEIAERADAEVHTIEVPWGEVFSPEQIEKAIKDVKPKLLAIVQGDTSTTMLQPLAEIGAICEANDVLFYCDATASIGGNPLDVDAWKLDAVSVGLQKCLGGPSGSAPITLSDKFVKTVRTRHHVEAGIRDAHHEAARGPKIRSNYFDLPMIMDYWGEERLNHHTEAASMLYCARECARLHLEEGQENVIARHKVAGDAMLAGIQAMGLEPFGDLKHKMYNVVGVHIPEGVHGEEVRETLLLRFNIEIGTSFGPLKGKIWRIGTMGYNAREDAVLHTLQSLETVLRMQGFALPAGKGVDAALSVYAKAKAAGVTNG; encoded by the coding sequence ATGTCTAAAGAAGCTTCTAACAGAACGTTTGCTCCACTATCCCCGCCGCCTCGCTTGCTAATGGGCCCGGGCCCAATTAACTGCTACCCCCGTGTGTTAAGCGCCATGTCTACCCAGTTAGTAGGTCAATATGACCCTGTAATGACTGGCTACATGAACGAGGTCATGCAACTTTACCGCGATGTTTTCAATACGAAAAACCAGCAAACCTTCTTGGTTGACGGTACGTCGCGCGCTGGAATTGAAGCTGTATTGGTATCGGCAATTGAGCCAGGCGATAAAGTCCTCGTGCCTATCTTCGGGCGTTTTGGGCATTTGCTTGCTGAAATTGCAGAGCGCGCCGACGCTGAAGTTCACACCATTGAAGTGCCGTGGGGCGAAGTGTTTTCACCTGAACAAATTGAAAAGGCGATAAAAGACGTAAAACCAAAACTGCTTGCCATTGTTCAAGGGGATACGTCCACCACCATGCTGCAACCGCTTGCAGAAATTGGCGCGATTTGTGAAGCAAACGATGTGTTGTTTTACTGCGATGCAACAGCGTCAATAGGTGGGAACCCGCTAGACGTTGATGCTTGGAAATTAGATGCGGTGTCAGTTGGCCTGCAAAAGTGCTTAGGAGGCCCATCAGGCAGTGCTCCTATTACACTAAGCGACAAGTTTGTTAAAACCGTGCGTACCCGTCACCACGTTGAAGCCGGCATTCGCGATGCTCACCATGAAGCTGCGCGTGGCCCTAAAATTCGTTCTAACTACTTCGACTTGCCCATGATCATGGATTATTGGGGCGAGGAGCGACTAAATCACCACACCGAAGCGGCCAGTATGCTCTATTGCGCCCGTGAATGCGCGCGCCTGCATTTAGAAGAAGGCCAGGAGAACGTGATTGCTCGTCACAAAGTAGCGGGCGACGCGATGCTAGCCGGTATTCAGGCCATGGGACTTGAGCCCTTCGGCGACCTGAAACACAAAATGTACAATGTTGTAGGTGTTCATATTCCCGAGGGTGTTCATGGCGAAGAGGTACGCGAAACCTTACTTCTGCGTTTTAACATTGAAATAGGCACTAGTTTTGGTCCGCTAAAAGGAAAAATTTGGCGCATTGGCACTATGGGCTATAACGCCAGAGAAGATGCCGTGTTACATACCCTCCAGTCCCTTGAAACTGTGCTTCGTATGCAAGGGTTTGCGCTACCTGCTGGTAAAGGTGTAGATGCTGCGCTTAGCGTTTATGCTAAGGCTAAAGCGGCGGGAGTCACCAATGGGTGA
- a CDS encoding sulfite exporter TauE/SafE family protein, whose amino-acid sequence MQFLMDNLTVILSLAGTGVFAGILAGMLGVGGGIVIVPVLFFLFQALGVSPESAMVIATATSLATIVPTSVSSIRAHHSKGNVDFALLKAWAVFILIGVLAGSYAVTAVNPTFLTLLFGIIATLSAINMLIGKKDALFKGLPGRAGQSIMATCIGLFSSMVGIGGGTLTVPTLTFCNYPAHKAVGTAAAVGLIISLPAALTLLFVGTTPVDAPFATYGYVNLLGFVCIVPLTVLFAPVGASIANKLDAGLLKKIFAVVLIITGLRMLAQVLI is encoded by the coding sequence ATGCAGTTTTTAATGGATAACCTAACGGTTATATTATCGCTAGCAGGAACAGGCGTGTTCGCAGGCATACTAGCAGGAATGCTTGGCGTAGGTGGCGGTATTGTCATCGTGCCGGTACTGTTTTTCTTGTTCCAAGCCCTCGGTGTGTCCCCTGAGAGCGCAATGGTTATAGCCACGGCAACGTCTCTGGCAACCATCGTCCCTACTTCAGTAAGCTCTATTCGTGCTCATCACAGTAAAGGCAACGTAGACTTTGCGTTGCTAAAAGCGTGGGCAGTGTTCATTTTAATTGGCGTGCTTGCCGGAAGCTATGCGGTGACGGCTGTTAACCCGACGTTCCTTACCTTACTGTTTGGCATTATTGCAACCTTGTCTGCCATTAATATGCTCATTGGCAAGAAAGACGCGCTATTTAAAGGGCTACCGGGCCGCGCGGGTCAGTCGATTATGGCAACCTGCATTGGCCTATTTAGTTCTATGGTAGGCATTGGTGGCGGTACGTTAACCGTGCCGACTCTCACATTTTGTAACTACCCAGCACACAAAGCGGTGGGCACCGCTGCTGCAGTCGGTTTGATTATTTCGCTTCCAGCGGCGCTTACGCTGCTATTTGTTGGTACCACTCCTGTTGATGCGCCCTTCGCTACGTACGGCTATGTAAACTTGCTGGGGTTTGTCTGCATTGTTCCGCTCACCGTGTTATTTGCGCCTGTCGGTGCAAGCATAGCCAATAAGCTAGACGCTGGCTTACTTAAGAAAATCTTCGCCGTTGTTCTCATCATCACTGGCTTGCGCATGCTAGCGCAAGTGCTTATCTAG
- a CDS encoding gamma-glutamyltransferase family protein, giving the protein MSEKPNIAFTAPHFAASQVGLNILEKGGTAIEAMVAAAASIAVEYPHMNGMGGDGFWLISEPGKKPIGIDASGVAAKGATPSFYEGSDAIPSRGGKSALTMAGAVAGWQAALELSHKWQSGLPLSTLFDTAISQANWGIEVTQSLVDASNKTFEELSADENFAQFLIKGKALKKGKILKLTKLSETLKHLAEKGLDDFYHGELASQLAEDLEAAGSPIRLEDFNNYKATIVEPLSVSTSKGKLYNLPAPTQGVASLIILALYDKVQHLGSTDADMVHLLIECTKQAFIARNANVTDPSRTPVSLQSLLSDDVLDEMVKNISLDKALPWPHEAKHGDTIWMGCCDSEGRMVSYIQSLYWEFGSGVVSPQTGIVWNNRGTSFSLDPNSNQYLTPGLKPFHTLNPAFAELVDGRRMSYGTMGGEGQPQTQAALFARHVYHDQPIAKAISLGRWLLGRTWGDQSHNLKAERDLVEYVGESLLARGHDMVTVDPCNELMGHAGAIICDTEGTVSGASDPRSDGKAYFGHR; this is encoded by the coding sequence ATGAGTGAAAAACCAAATATAGCGTTTACTGCCCCTCACTTTGCGGCATCGCAAGTGGGCTTGAACATATTAGAAAAAGGCGGCACCGCTATTGAAGCTATGGTAGCTGCTGCAGCATCTATCGCGGTTGAATACCCGCACATGAATGGCATGGGCGGTGATGGATTTTGGCTAATCAGTGAACCTGGTAAAAAGCCGATTGGCATTGATGCATCTGGCGTAGCAGCAAAGGGCGCGACACCTTCTTTCTACGAGGGTAGCGATGCCATACCGAGTCGAGGCGGAAAGTCAGCATTAACCATGGCAGGCGCAGTTGCTGGTTGGCAAGCCGCGCTTGAATTAAGTCACAAATGGCAAAGCGGTTTACCGTTAAGCACATTGTTCGATACGGCGATTAGTCAAGCTAACTGGGGGATTGAAGTTACCCAGAGCTTGGTGGATGCCAGCAACAAAACCTTTGAAGAGCTAAGTGCGGATGAAAATTTCGCTCAGTTTTTGATTAAGGGGAAAGCCCTTAAAAAAGGTAAAATTTTAAAGCTAACAAAGCTCTCTGAAACTTTGAAGCATTTAGCAGAAAAAGGGTTAGATGATTTTTATCACGGTGAGTTAGCTTCACAGCTGGCTGAAGACTTAGAAGCCGCCGGCTCCCCTATTCGTCTTGAAGATTTTAACAATTACAAAGCGACAATTGTTGAGCCATTGTCAGTGTCCACCAGCAAAGGCAAGCTTTATAACTTGCCGGCGCCCACACAAGGTGTGGCGTCGCTCATTATTTTAGCCTTGTACGACAAAGTTCAGCATTTAGGCAGCACCGATGCTGACATGGTGCATTTACTTATTGAATGCACGAAACAAGCCTTCATTGCGCGTAACGCGAACGTAACCGACCCATCTCGTACGCCTGTTAGTCTTCAAAGCCTGTTAAGTGACGATGTGCTTGATGAAATGGTGAAGAACATCTCATTAGATAAAGCACTTCCTTGGCCGCACGAAGCCAAGCACGGCGATACTATTTGGATGGGTTGCTGCGATTCTGAAGGCCGAATGGTGAGCTACATACAGTCACTTTACTGGGAGTTCGGCTCGGGCGTAGTGAGCCCGCAAACAGGCATTGTTTGGAACAACCGTGGCACTTCGTTTTCACTCGATCCAAACAGTAACCAATATTTGACCCCAGGCTTGAAACCATTTCACACACTTAACCCCGCTTTCGCTGAGCTTGTTGACGGTCGACGCATGAGCTACGGCACCATGGGTGGTGAAGGTCAGCCTCAAACCCAAGCGGCGCTGTTTGCTCGTCATGTGTACCACGACCAACCTATCGCCAAGGCTATTTCCCTAGGCCGTTGGCTACTTGGTAGAACTTGGGGCGATCAAAGTCACAACTTAAAAGCAGAGCGAGATTTAGTTGAGTATGTGGGTGAAAGCTTACTGGCACGGGGCCACGATATGGTGACGGTAGATCCTTGCAACGAACTCATGGGTCATGCTGGTGCAATTATTTGCGACACAGAAGGTACGGTTAGCGGCGCAAGCGACCCAAGAAGTGACGGCAAAGCCTACTTTGGACATCGCTAG